One segment of Acidobacteriota bacterium DNA contains the following:
- a CDS encoding nuclear transport factor 2 family protein — protein sequence MDATERLRQTFDRFREALFASDTASLREMLAVDYRGFDPRGLPQDREATLAAFGPGGVRLSRYALGELDVRVVGDAGFITGTGDLAGTWGDAPFTHRVRFVDVYLFRDRRWQLWLSQVTTLADP from the coding sequence ATGGATGCAACAGAACGCTTGCGGCAAACCTTCGACCGGTTCCGGGAGGCGCTGTTCGCCTCGGACACGGCGTCGCTCCGGGAAATGCTGGCCGTGGACTACCGGGGTTTCGACCCGCGGGGGTTGCCCCAGGACCGGGAGGCGACCCTGGCGGCCTTCGGGCCCGGCGGGGTCCGTCTCAGCCGGTACGCGCTCGGCGAACTGGACGTCCGGGTCGTGGGGGACGCGGGCTTCATCACCGGGACCGGCGACCTGGCCGGGACGTGGGGTGACGCCCCTTTCACGCACCGGGTGCGGTTCGTGGACGTCTACCTCTTCCGGGACCGCCGCTGGCAGCTCTGGCTGTCCCAGGTGACGACCCTGGCCGACCCGTAA